One window from the genome of Aneurinibacillus sp. REN35 encodes:
- a CDS encoding ABC-F family ATP-binding cassette domain-containing protein, with product MISTTGLTLRYGSRALFSDVNIKFTPGNCYGLIGANGAGKSTFLKILAGEIEPTNGEVNITPGERLAVLKQNHFEFDEFEVLKTVIMGHRRLYEIMEEKDALYAKPDFSDEDGIKASELEGEFAELNGWQAEAEAGELLIGLGIPTDLHDKKMNDLDGSQKVRVLLAQALFGNPDILLLDEPTNHLDLESIAWLENFLYNYENTVIVVSHDRYFLNKVCTHIADIDFGKIQLYVGNYDFWYESSQLALKLAKDANKKKEEKIKELEAFIRRFSSNASKAKQATSRKKQLDKITLDDIRPSSRRYPYINFKPEREAGKDILAVKDISKTIEGELVLNHLNFIVNKGDKIALVGTNELAKTTLMQILMGELEADTGEYSWGVTTSQAYFPKDNAAYFEGNDLTLVDWLRQFSTDPDETFVRGFLGRMLFSGEEALKKASVLSGGEKVRCMLSRTMLSGANVLLFDEPTNHLDLESITALNNGLIDFNGTLLFTSHDHQFVQTVANRIIEITPNGLIDKQMEYDEYLKSEEVKKQREAMYA from the coding sequence ATGATTAGTACAACGGGGTTAACGCTGCGCTACGGAAGCCGTGCGCTTTTTAGCGATGTAAACATAAAATTCACGCCTGGTAATTGCTACGGCTTAATCGGAGCGAACGGTGCAGGCAAATCAACATTCCTTAAGATTCTTGCAGGCGAGATTGAGCCGACCAACGGCGAAGTCAACATTACGCCGGGCGAGCGCTTGGCTGTACTGAAGCAGAACCATTTCGAATTTGATGAATTCGAAGTTCTAAAAACTGTCATTATGGGTCATCGCCGCCTGTATGAGATTATGGAAGAGAAAGACGCACTCTATGCTAAGCCTGACTTCTCCGATGAAGACGGTATCAAAGCATCCGAACTTGAGGGTGAGTTCGCTGAACTTAACGGCTGGCAGGCGGAAGCAGAAGCAGGTGAGCTGCTGATCGGACTTGGGATTCCGACAGATTTGCATGATAAGAAAATGAATGACCTAGATGGCAGCCAAAAGGTACGTGTACTGCTTGCTCAGGCGCTGTTTGGCAATCCGGACATTCTTCTGCTTGATGAGCCGACGAACCACTTGGACCTTGAGTCAATCGCATGGCTTGAGAATTTTCTATACAACTATGAAAACACTGTCATCGTGGTCTCGCATGACCGTTATTTCTTAAATAAAGTATGCACGCACATCGCCGACATCGACTTTGGCAAAATTCAGCTATATGTCGGCAACTACGACTTCTGGTATGAATCCAGTCAGCTTGCATTAAAGCTGGCGAAAGACGCAAACAAGAAAAAAGAAGAAAAAATTAAAGAACTCGAAGCGTTTATCCGCCGCTTTAGCTCCAATGCATCCAAAGCAAAACAGGCGACTTCCCGTAAGAAACAGCTCGATAAAATTACGCTCGATGATATCCGCCCTTCTTCACGCCGCTATCCGTATATTAATTTCAAGCCGGAGCGTGAAGCGGGCAAAGACATCTTAGCCGTTAAGGATATAAGCAAAACAATCGAAGGTGAACTGGTGCTTAACCATCTCAACTTCATTGTTAACAAAGGCGATAAAATCGCGCTGGTTGGAACAAATGAACTCGCAAAAACTACGCTGATGCAGATTCTTATGGGCGAGCTTGAAGCAGATACTGGTGAATACAGTTGGGGTGTAACCACATCACAAGCCTATTTCCCGAAGGACAATGCCGCCTACTTTGAAGGGAACGATCTGACTCTTGTTGATTGGCTGCGTCAGTTCTCTACGGACCCGGATGAAACGTTCGTACGCGGATTCCTTGGCCGGATGCTCTTCTCCGGTGAAGAGGCGCTTAAAAAAGCAAGTGTTCTCTCCGGTGGTGAGAAGGTGCGCTGCATGCTGTCCCGTACCATGCTATCCGGTGCCAATGTGCTGCTCTTTGATGAGCCGACCAACCACTTGGATCTTGAATCCATTACTGCACTCAACAACGGATTGATTGACTTTAATGGTACGCTGCTCTTCACCTCACATGACCATCAATTCGTACAGACAGTAGCAAATCGGATCATCGAAATCACGCCGAACGGATTAATTGATAAACAAATGGAATACGATGAGTATCTTAAGAGTGAAGAGGTTAAAAAGCAGCGCGAAGCAATGTATGCTTAA
- a CDS encoding sigma-70 family RNA polymerase sigma factor, with product MEKYPFAYKETHPHLEAVFYTFLQEHHDQLSHRIVASFLSNPEYYRLFVDAVCFPAPHYHRQLDEAFRRHFSEIRLIHYLTKLITHAARDFYQKERKRRLHLSLYAVYNRHSDQEKEVIELVVCSTKRLQDHISHPSLYKALSHLPKRQLTILELHFLYRLTHKEIGQVLGISQQSVSKSYSKALTSLRVFYREGEYIGSGRMD from the coding sequence ATGGAAAAATATCCATTTGCGTACAAAGAAACGCATCCGCATCTTGAAGCTGTATTCTACACATTTCTTCAGGAACATCATGATCAACTATCCCATCGCATCGTTGCCAGCTTTCTGAGTAATCCAGAGTACTATCGCTTATTTGTTGATGCTGTGTGTTTTCCCGCTCCCCACTATCATCGTCAATTGGATGAAGCCTTTAGACGGCACTTTAGTGAAATTCGATTGATTCACTACCTCACCAAGCTAATCACACACGCAGCACGTGATTTCTATCAAAAAGAGAGGAAGCGGCGTCTGCATTTGTCTTTATATGCAGTCTATAACCGGCATTCAGATCAAGAGAAAGAGGTTATAGAACTTGTTGTATGCAGTACAAAGCGCCTGCAAGATCACATCTCTCATCCTTCATTATATAAGGCGCTAAGCCACCTTCCAAAAAGACAGCTTACCATTTTAGAACTGCATTTCCTGTACCGTCTTACACACAAAGAAATTGGACAAGTTCTCGGTATCTCACAGCAATCCGTCTCCAAATCGTACAGCAAGGCGCTGACTTCCCTGCGCGTATTTTATAGAGAGGGTGAGTACATTGGATCCGGGCGAATGGATTAA
- a CDS encoding BlaI/MecI/CopY family transcriptional regulator — protein sequence MKEIPRISDAEWEVMKEFWSASPRSANEVIDALSAHRNWNDKTVKSLISRLVKKKALGYNQKGRMYEYYPLVSKEDCIKVESESFIERVFGGALQPALVHFIKEKKLTPNEVEELKNILEKGDT from the coding sequence ATGAAGGAAATACCAAGAATATCGGATGCCGAGTGGGAAGTAATGAAGGAATTTTGGTCGGCCTCTCCCCGTTCTGCGAATGAAGTGATCGATGCTTTGAGTGCTCATCGTAATTGGAATGATAAAACCGTGAAATCTTTGATAAGCAGATTGGTCAAAAAAAAGGCGCTCGGTTATAACCAGAAGGGCCGAATGTATGAGTACTATCCTTTGGTGAGCAAAGAAGATTGTATAAAAGTAGAAAGTGAGTCGTTTATAGAGCGGGTTTTTGGTGGAGCCTTACAGCCTGCATTGGTTCATTTTATAAAGGAGAAAAAGCTGACGCCAAATGAAGTTGAAGAACTGAAGAACATTTTGGAGAAGGGAGATACGTAA
- a CDS encoding M56 family metallopeptidase, with protein MNTIFLSFSELFIWVVTTSIMASVIVPFILLITLICKHRLHAQWMYALWFVLILRLILPWTPESSVSIYNVFSAEKGENSQLHTLQSVPFSTTNESLPIHKVTDVKKMMDGFNKQDGIEAASHEQRKKSFVFTGLFLIWITGVALTARSALLRSIRFLKKVNKEPAISDARIIRIFEECKKKTNSKANIPLIKTCQVASPALYGFVNSKLLLPEKWIETLSENELRYVFLHELVHFKRKDIGINWLMNCLLMIHWFNPILWYAYYRMREDQEIACDALALSYINPHETKEYGYTIIKLLENASDSLYSSSTTSFSRSTSYVKRRITTIAMCKRNTSVWSIVGVMIFLLVGCTTLTNATTKEDVHAAMKEDVVAAFKDGSAQLLKSDPIVLEHDLSDEQDRNIMLSWWLMYVEAKKAGIEASPEDIKQANQFVEQEREKFKNDKETRNNHKIWMEKYRLPEKEYWEHVRKVNHFNLVVNEYVNQKIGTPEQMDGSEYKKAFNQFMDQIYMKYKEQVIINEAIIHGE; from the coding sequence TTGAATACGATCTTCCTTTCTTTTTCAGAATTGTTTATATGGGTAGTAACGACTTCCATAATGGCGAGTGTAATCGTTCCATTTATTCTGCTCATTACATTAATATGTAAACATCGTCTGCATGCACAGTGGATGTATGCGCTATGGTTTGTGCTTATCCTGCGGCTGATCCTGCCCTGGACCCCTGAGAGTTCTGTGAGCATATATAATGTGTTTTCAGCGGAAAAGGGGGAAAACAGTCAGCTTCATACGCTGCAAAGCGTTCCTTTTAGTACAACGAATGAATCGCTTCCCATACACAAAGTAACCGATGTAAAGAAAATGATGGATGGGTTCAACAAACAGGATGGTATTGAAGCTGCATCACATGAGCAAAGAAAAAAGTCATTTGTTTTTACCGGTTTGTTTTTAATATGGATAACTGGTGTTGCGCTTACTGCACGCTCCGCTCTTCTTAGAAGCATAAGGTTTTTAAAAAAGGTGAACAAGGAGCCTGCCATCAGCGACGCAAGAATCATCCGTATTTTTGAAGAATGTAAAAAGAAGACAAATAGTAAAGCGAACATACCTTTAATTAAGACCTGTCAGGTTGCAAGTCCCGCACTTTATGGTTTTGTAAATTCAAAACTGTTACTCCCGGAAAAATGGATTGAAACACTGAGTGAAAATGAGCTGCGCTATGTCTTTTTGCACGAGCTGGTTCATTTCAAACGCAAAGATATAGGTATCAACTGGTTAATGAATTGTCTGCTTATGATTCATTGGTTTAATCCTATCTTATGGTATGCGTACTATCGCATGCGAGAGGATCAAGAAATAGCATGTGACGCGCTTGCCCTTTCCTATATCAATCCTCATGAAACAAAAGAGTATGGCTATACCATTATTAAACTCCTTGAGAACGCTTCCGATTCGCTATATTCTTCTTCCACAACAAGCTTTTCTAGAAGTACGTCTTACGTAAAAAGGAGGATTACTACGATTGCTATGTGTAAACGAAACACGTCTGTATGGTCTATTGTTGGTGTAATGATTTTTCTTTTGGTAGGGTGTACGACCTTAACGAATGCAACAACGAAGGAGGATGTTCATGCGGCAATGAAGGAGGATGTTGTTGCTGCATTTAAGGATGGAAGTGCTCAGCTGCTGAAGAGCGATCCGATCGTTTTGGAACATGATCTATCAGATGAACAGGATCGTAACATTATGCTTTCCTGGTGGCTTATGTATGTGGAAGCGAAGAAGGCGGGAATCGAAGCAAGCCCAGAGGACATCAAGCAGGCAAATCAATTTGTCGAACAGGAAAGGGAAAAGTTCAAAAATGATAAAGAAACAAGAAACAATCATAAAATTTGGATGGAAAAGTACCGGCTGCCTGAAAAGGAGTATTGGGAGCATGTAAGGAAGGTAAACCACTTCAACCTGGTAGTAAACGAGTATGTCAATCAAAAAATCGGTACGCCCGAGCAGATGGACGGAAGCGAATATAAAAAAGCATTCAATCAATTTATGGATCAAATATATATGAAATATAAAGAACAAGTAATCATCAATGAAGCGATCATCCATGGGGAATAG
- a CDS encoding helix-turn-helix domain-containing protein, which produces MESLYELIRRAKENDPEAIRCILHMFEPKIKKSSQFLASYQRDDMEQEIKMELIRALHRFDTGTTPGFWAFIADIKYSS; this is translated from the coding sequence ATGGAGTCGCTATACGAATTGATACGACGGGCAAAAGAAAATGATCCAGAAGCGATTCGCTGCATCCTGCATATGTTTGAGCCGAAGATTAAAAAATCGAGCCAATTCCTTGCATCCTACCAGCGCGACGACATGGAGCAGGAGATAAAAATGGAGCTCATCAGAGCGCTGCACCGCTTTGACACAGGGACGACGCCAGGATTCTGGGCATTTATTGCAGACATAAAATACAGCAGTTAA
- a CDS encoding S8 family peptidase has protein sequence MSMMHLFPTVIEEVKEQANEIPEGIALIQAPEEWETASYGEGVVIAVLDTGCQTDHPDLACNIVGGRNFTTDYGGDRECYADNHYHGTHVAGTVAAAYNGQGVVGAAPKANLLILKVLTGEGSGDYQWIIDAIEYALAWRGPSGERVRIITMSLGGPDDAPALHEAIIKAVQNQVCVVVAAGNEGDSNPDTPELSYPGSYNEVIQVGAVDFEGRLAPFSNTNNQVDVVAPGMKVVSTYPGSKYGVLSGTSMATPHVAGALALISNRCEQEFGRPLTEGELYAQLCKRTIPLGYGAQAEGNGLLNLAAKTRVSSV, from the coding sequence ATGAGTATGATGCATTTGTTTCCTACCGTTATTGAAGAAGTGAAGGAGCAGGCAAATGAGATACCTGAAGGAATTGCGCTGATTCAAGCACCGGAAGAATGGGAGACGGCTTCGTACGGAGAGGGAGTCGTCATTGCCGTGCTTGATACCGGCTGTCAGACGGATCATCCTGATCTGGCTTGCAATATTGTCGGTGGCCGCAATTTTACAACCGATTATGGTGGAGATCGGGAATGTTATGCAGATAATCATTATCATGGCACACATGTAGCAGGTACAGTGGCTGCTGCCTATAACGGTCAAGGTGTAGTAGGAGCGGCACCGAAAGCGAACCTGTTGATTCTAAAAGTGCTGACGGGAGAGGGAAGCGGAGACTATCAATGGATTATTGATGCGATCGAGTATGCGCTTGCCTGGAGAGGACCGAGCGGAGAGCGTGTACGGATCATTACGATGTCGCTTGGTGGCCCGGACGATGCTCCCGCGCTGCATGAAGCGATTATCAAAGCTGTACAAAATCAGGTGTGTGTTGTCGTGGCTGCGGGAAATGAAGGCGATAGCAATCCCGATACACCAGAGTTATCGTACCCTGGTTCATACAATGAAGTCATACAGGTCGGGGCGGTTGATTTTGAAGGCAGATTGGCCCCGTTCTCTAATACAAATAATCAAGTGGATGTGGTTGCACCCGGCATGAAGGTGGTATCCACATATCCTGGAAGCAAATACGGGGTCTTATCCGGTACATCCATGGCGACCCCACATGTTGCAGGAGCGCTTGCACTCATTAGTAATCGCTGTGAGCAGGAATTTGGACGGCCCTTGACAGAGGGGGAGTTGTACGCACAGCTATGTAAACGAACCATTCCGCTGGGATACGGTGCACAGGCGGAAGGCAACGGGCTTCTTAATTTAGCGGCGAAGACACGGGTGTCGTCTGTATAA
- a CDS encoding winged helix-turn-helix transcriptional regulator, whose protein sequence is MKHDHTLCPRFEAAFELLGKRWTGLIIQSLVHGPMRFSEMKEMIPNMSDRMLAERCKELEQAKIVVRHVYPETPVRIEYELTDKGKALKPVMDQIQCWAEEWI, encoded by the coding sequence ATGAAACACGATCATACGCTTTGTCCACGGTTTGAAGCCGCCTTTGAACTGCTTGGGAAACGATGGACAGGCCTCATTATCCAATCACTTGTCCATGGGCCTATGCGGTTTAGTGAAATGAAAGAAATGATTCCGAACATGAGCGACCGGATGCTGGCAGAACGATGTAAAGAGCTTGAGCAGGCGAAAATTGTCGTACGCCATGTCTATCCTGAAACTCCGGTGCGCATTGAGTATGAGCTTACAGACAAAGGAAAAGCATTAAAGCCTGTTATGGATCAGATACAATGTTGGGCTGAAGAATGGATATAA
- a CDS encoding helical backbone metal receptor: MTAKTVTDHAGRSVTYEFPPQRMISLCPSLTDTLFALGLGDRIVGRTQFCIHPAEQVEGVRRVGGTKQIKPDVIEELAPTLIIAEKEENPKEMVESLAENYPVYVADVESYEDALRMIEDLGRITGTELAAQGMVHEIETAFASLRPLEPLRVAYFIWQKPYMVAGNHTYIHSLLMKCGLVNVFAEAEGRYPAVTEEEIRIAKPDVILLSSEPFPFQKAHQDAFCDMFPDSKTILVDGEMFSWYGVHMKEAAAYFIKLLSMLDTK; encoded by the coding sequence ATGACCGCAAAAACCGTAACTGATCACGCAGGACGCAGCGTGACGTATGAGTTTCCCCCGCAGCGTATGATTTCATTATGTCCCTCGCTGACAGACACACTTTTTGCACTGGGGCTTGGAGATCGAATAGTCGGCCGCACTCAATTCTGTATTCACCCTGCGGAACAAGTAGAGGGAGTGCGGAGGGTAGGCGGGACCAAACAAATCAAGCCGGACGTCATAGAGGAATTAGCCCCTACGCTGATTATTGCTGAAAAGGAAGAGAACCCGAAGGAAATGGTGGAGAGTTTAGCCGAAAACTATCCTGTTTATGTTGCCGATGTAGAATCTTACGAAGATGCGCTACGGATGATTGAGGATTTGGGGCGGATCACCGGAACGGAGCTGGCAGCGCAGGGGATGGTGCATGAGATTGAGACAGCCTTTGCTTCCCTGCGTCCGCTAGAGCCTTTGCGCGTTGCTTATTTTATCTGGCAGAAGCCGTACATGGTCGCTGGAAATCACACATACATTCATTCGCTGCTTATGAAATGTGGGTTAGTGAATGTATTTGCAGAAGCTGAAGGGCGGTATCCTGCTGTCACGGAGGAAGAAATACGCATAGCAAAGCCGGATGTCATCCTCTTATCTTCAGAACCGTTTCCGTTTCAAAAAGCACACCAGGATGCCTTTTGCGACATGTTTCCCGATAGCAAAACCATTTTGGTGGATGGAGAGATGTTTTCCTGGTATGGTGTCCATATGAAGGAAGCGGCGGCTTATTTTATTAAGCTGCTTTCGATGTTGGATACGAAATAA
- a CDS encoding cytochrome P450 yields MEDSQDRPGVLIPIPELTTDEGRTNPFPWFAAMRDRQPARYDEVRGCWDLFRYDDVKFVLKNPKLFSSARQGSGPVLLGSIISMDPPRHTAMRSIVSKAFTPKTVADLTPRIASITHELLDAVTDKKEMDVVYDLAYPLPVIVIAELLGVPAQDRQLFKDWSDMIVKGPKDTSEAAFAALLEEKWRVRRELDAYFLDVIGKRRTMPQDDLITRLVEAELDGDKLTDEEVLEFCILLLAAGNETTTNLLTNAVRRMVEQPELFAFLRQSEENVKLMIEEVLRFYPPILATNRIATEDTQVAGQQIKKGQQVSVWIGSANRDASHFTEPNRFVADRNPNPHMGFGFGIHFCLGAPLARLEAQVALGILLQRIIHIQFIKEQPWHPIPSPFVYGTKELQVRFDT; encoded by the coding sequence ATGGAAGATTCTCAAGACCGTCCCGGTGTACTTATTCCCATCCCAGAGCTTACCACTGATGAAGGAAGAACAAATCCGTTTCCCTGGTTTGCGGCTATGCGGGATAGGCAGCCGGCACGATATGATGAGGTACGGGGCTGCTGGGATCTATTCCGGTATGATGATGTAAAATTCGTGTTGAAAAACCCGAAGCTCTTCTCATCCGCGCGGCAGGGCAGCGGTCCCGTGCTGCTTGGAAGCATTATCAGTATGGACCCGCCGCGCCATACCGCTATGCGCAGCATTGTAAGCAAAGCGTTTACACCTAAAACAGTAGCTGATCTTACACCGCGCATTGCTTCAATTACACATGAATTGCTTGATGCGGTGACAGATAAAAAAGAAATGGATGTCGTGTATGATCTGGCTTATCCGCTTCCTGTAATTGTAATTGCCGAGCTGTTAGGGGTACCGGCACAAGATCGGCAGTTATTCAAGGACTGGTCGGATATGATTGTCAAAGGGCCGAAAGATACGAGTGAGGCAGCGTTTGCTGCACTGCTAGAAGAGAAATGGCGGGTACGCAGGGAACTGGATGCGTATTTTCTGGATGTCATCGGCAAAAGACGGACCATGCCGCAGGATGATCTGATTACGCGTCTGGTGGAAGCTGAATTGGACGGGGACAAGCTTACGGATGAAGAAGTGCTTGAGTTTTGCATTTTGCTGCTTGCAGCAGGCAATGAAACCACGACCAATCTGCTTACGAATGCGGTACGGCGCATGGTCGAACAGCCTGAACTGTTTGCGTTTCTCCGGCAGAGCGAGGAAAACGTAAAGCTGATGATTGAAGAGGTGCTGCGCTTCTATCCGCCAATTCTTGCAACCAATCGCATCGCCACAGAAGATACGCAAGTTGCAGGTCAGCAAATAAAAAAAGGGCAGCAGGTAAGCGTGTGGATCGGTTCTGCCAATCGTGATGCGTCGCATTTTACAGAACCGAACCGTTTTGTGGCGGATCGGAATCCGAATCCGCACATGGGCTTTGGGTTTGGTATTCACTTCTGCCTTGGCGCACCGCTTGCTCGTTTAGAGGCGCAGGTGGCGCTTGGTATTCTTCTGCAGCGCATTATACACATACAATTCATAAAAGAGCAGCCGTGGCATCCGATTCCCAGTCCATTTGTGTATGGCACAAAAGAGCTGCAAGTTCGCTTCGATACGTAA
- a CDS encoding bile acid:sodium symporter family protein yields the protein MRMATLVISRLMPLWIIVFATWGIFSPDLFAGWHLAASPALGFVLFIMGITLDRSRLGILLQNPRIPLLGSLGKWVIGPAVSVMIGLLFFGVSELFYGVVMAGIVPSGTSANLNSLIGRGDLALSVTMSAIDTMIGPLLTPLLAKWLIGTSVQFAYLPFLWKMIKIVFLPLLLGIVVQHFFPRSHEAIKPYASILSALSLYIVVIGIASNASSSLLEHAAILPALFFCVILQILLQMLGGYVYARWLRCSDAECRSMIFEVGICNTALATVLANDTFGPLAGLASMANMVCNLTLGSLLAVILASTPLRTYSSAPSTIAK from the coding sequence ATGAGGATGGCAACGCTGGTGATTTCTCGCCTGATGCCCCTGTGGATCATCGTATTTGCGACATGGGGCATTTTCTCTCCCGATCTTTTCGCCGGCTGGCATCTGGCGGCCAGCCCGGCTTTAGGCTTTGTATTATTCATTATGGGAATTACGTTAGATCGCAGTCGGCTCGGCATTCTATTGCAAAACCCGAGAATCCCACTGCTCGGCTCACTTGGCAAATGGGTGATCGGGCCTGCCGTCTCGGTCATGATCGGCCTGCTTTTCTTTGGCGTCTCTGAGCTGTTCTACGGCGTCGTAATGGCCGGCATTGTGCCAAGTGGAACATCGGCAAACCTGAATTCGCTGATCGGAAGAGGTGACCTGGCCTTAAGCGTTACGATGTCTGCCATCGATACGATGATTGGCCCGCTGCTCACCCCGTTATTAGCAAAGTGGTTAATTGGTACAAGCGTTCAGTTTGCTTACCTTCCTTTTTTATGGAAGATGATCAAAATTGTTTTCCTGCCTTTACTCCTTGGAATTGTTGTACAGCACTTTTTTCCGCGTTCACATGAAGCGATCAAGCCGTATGCCTCCATATTATCTGCTCTTTCGCTGTACATAGTCGTTATCGGCATTGCATCGAATGCCAGCTCATCCTTGCTTGAGCATGCTGCCATTCTGCCCGCGCTCTTTTTCTGCGTGATTCTGCAAATCCTTCTTCAAATGCTTGGGGGCTATGTATATGCAAGGTGGCTGCGCTGCAGCGATGCGGAGTGCCGCTCAATGATCTTTGAAGTAGGCATTTGCAATACGGCACTCGCCACCGTGCTTGCCAATGACACGTTTGGGCCGCTCGCCGGTCTCGCTTCCATGGCGAATATGGTATGTAACTTAACCTTAGGAAGTTTGTTGGCCGTTATCCTGGCTTCCACCCCCCTCCGTACGTATTCCTCTGCTCCGTCAACCATCGCAAAATAA
- a CDS encoding arylamine N-acetyltransferase family protein → MDVQTYLNRIQFPLLATEIQPTLSCATELQKHHLLHVPFGNLDVMNRVPIVLSLESLYEKIILRHREGFCYECNGLFCWLLRELGFSAHLVAATVHAGDGKWGIKGSHATILVHFDEPYLVDVGFGDSARVPLPLTGEERVDVSGTYRIVPHEQPGMYDLEKRVDGVWDIKNRFSTTPKELAEFHEVCEYTQTSPASHFTQRRIVTQALADGRITLSTNEVTITKKEEKRKFTVEEAEIPAFLHKSFGITSKYI, encoded by the coding sequence ATGGACGTACAAACGTATTTGAATCGTATACAATTTCCTTTGCTTGCCACAGAGATTCAACCCACGCTTTCTTGTGCCACGGAATTACAGAAACATCATCTACTGCATGTTCCTTTTGGTAATCTCGATGTAATGAATCGCGTTCCGATTGTCTTATCACTTGAGAGTCTGTATGAAAAAATTATCCTGCGGCATCGAGAAGGATTCTGCTATGAATGTAACGGGTTATTTTGCTGGCTTTTGCGCGAACTTGGCTTCTCAGCGCATCTGGTGGCCGCAACTGTTCATGCAGGCGATGGTAAATGGGGTATAAAGGGGAGTCATGCGACGATTCTTGTTCATTTTGATGAGCCGTATCTTGTAGATGTAGGGTTCGGTGATTCGGCTCGTGTACCGCTCCCGTTGACAGGAGAAGAAAGGGTAGATGTGAGCGGTACCTATCGTATTGTTCCTCATGAACAGCCTGGTATGTATGATTTAGAGAAGCGGGTGGATGGTGTGTGGGATATTAAAAACCGTTTTTCGACTACACCAAAAGAGTTGGCTGAATTTCATGAGGTATGTGAATATACACAAACCTCACCGGCCTCTCACTTTACCCAACGTCGCATTGTAACACAGGCGTTGGCAGACGGCAGGATCACGTTATCTACTAACGAAGTGACGATTACAAAAAAGGAGGAAAAAAGAAAATTTACAGTAGAAGAAGCAGAGATTCCAGCCTTCCTGCATAAGTCGTTCGGTATCACTTCCAAATATATATAA
- a CDS encoding YvrJ family protein, which yields MDPGEWINLIRNVGFPIVVTFYLLLRLEKGFQQLSEDVQDMMDEMRKR from the coding sequence TTGGATCCGGGCGAATGGATTAATCTGATTCGCAATGTCGGTTTTCCGATTGTTGTTACATTCTATTTGCTGCTGCGGCTTGAAAAAGGGTTTCAGCAACTCTCTGAAGATGTTCAGGATATGATGGATGAAATGCGGAAGAGGTGA